The following are encoded together in the Equus przewalskii isolate Varuska chromosome 14, EquPr2, whole genome shotgun sequence genome:
- the MRPL33 gene encoding large ribosomal subunit protein bL33m isoform X1 codes for MFLSAVSCKWGWRPQQQGVRRGREAATGRPRDRVGRGVRAGREAAASSRLQDYSVRHAPRPSSVRGEWVLGVCGAGSGFSCGSQGLWSQLPRASQNLGYTTHLLYHTVSSTRTQVQLFRALHFHSAFHRVSI; via the exons ATGTTCCTGTCCGCTGTCTCCTGTAAGTGGGGCTGGAGGCCCCAGCAGCAGGGCGTACGGCGAGGGCGGGAGGCTGCGACAGGCAGGCCCCGGGACCGTGTGGGGCGGGGTGTGCGCGCTGGCCGGGAAGCTGCGGCCTCTTCACGCCTTCAGGACTACAGCGTCCGGCATGCCCCGCGGCCCTCTTCTGTGCGGGGCGAGTGGGTCCTGGGGGTCTGCGGTGCTGGTTCTGGATTCAGTTGCGGTTCGCAGGGACTGTGGAGTCAG TTGCCAAGAGCAAGTCAAA ACCTTGGGTACACAACTCACCTTCTATACCATACTGTTAGTTCCACCAGGACACAGGTGCAGCTGTTTAGAGCTTTGCATTTCCATAGTGCTTTCCACAGAGTAAGCATTTAA
- the MRPL33 gene encoding large ribosomal subunit protein bL33m isoform X2, with protein sequence MFLSAVSFAKSKSKTILVKMVSQAGTGFSFNTKRSRLREKLTLLHYDPVVRKKVLFVEQKKIRSL encoded by the exons ATGTTCCTGTCCGCTGTCTCCT TTGCCAAGAGCAAGTCAAA aacgATTCTGGTGAAAATGGTGAGCCAAGCTGGGACAGGTTTCTCCTTCAACACTAAGAGAAGCCGACTGCGGGAGAAACTGACTCTGTTGCATTATGATCCAGTTG TGAGAAAAAAAGTCCTCTTTGTGGAACAGAAAAAGATACGCTCCCTCTAA